One Gimesia aquarii DNA segment encodes these proteins:
- a CDS encoding DUF1501 domain-containing protein: MMTLEEKISRRDLLKKLSAASLGALAMGAPRAWANSEAVKQPSAKADSCILIWLAGGMAAPDTFDPKRYLPFEKGLEVEKILSTFPAIDTAVDNIKITKGMEQIAKVMDRGTLIRSAVQPDLGHILHSRHQYHWHTGYVPPLTVAAPHIGAWMAKVLGPKNPVVPPFINIGQRLEGVGEKEELKAFTTAGFFGTEYGPMNLPYPKDAVRSVQPPKGMEPGRFANRYRHYRQLIDKNPNREWMSDYQQESMLRSMDAAHRLLQSKEKHAFDLTLEPMESREIYDTGRFGRGCLLARRLVESGARFVEVTTEYIPFIHWDTHENGHTTVKRLKQEIDRPIAQLVLDLEAKGLLDRTLVIIASEFSRDMMIEGVPGSNAKDQSRAKTEKLAEMKHYGLHRHFTGGTSVALFGGGVKKGFLYGKTADERPLLAVENPVSVEDLHATIFTAMGVSPKTAYDVEKRPFFATKDGHGKPVTEIFA; the protein is encoded by the coding sequence AAGAAAAAATTTCCCGCCGTGACCTGCTCAAAAAACTAAGCGCGGCATCTCTTGGTGCACTAGCAATGGGAGCCCCTCGCGCCTGGGCCAATTCCGAAGCGGTAAAACAACCGTCTGCCAAGGCCGATTCCTGCATTCTCATCTGGCTTGCCGGAGGTATGGCCGCCCCAGATACATTTGATCCGAAACGCTATCTGCCTTTTGAAAAAGGGCTTGAAGTGGAAAAAATTCTAAGCACATTTCCGGCGATTGATACTGCAGTCGACAATATCAAAATTACAAAAGGCATGGAGCAGATTGCCAAAGTTATGGATCGAGGCACACTGATCCGCTCCGCAGTACAACCGGATCTTGGTCACATTCTGCATTCCCGCCACCAGTATCATTGGCACACCGGCTATGTCCCGCCGCTCACGGTCGCTGCTCCGCACATCGGAGCCTGGATGGCGAAGGTGCTTGGACCGAAAAATCCGGTTGTCCCGCCGTTCATTAATATTGGCCAGCGGCTTGAAGGAGTCGGGGAAAAGGAAGAACTCAAAGCTTTCACTACCGCCGGTTTCTTTGGTACGGAATACGGCCCGATGAATCTACCCTACCCGAAAGACGCCGTTCGCTCTGTCCAACCGCCGAAGGGAATGGAGCCCGGACGGTTCGCCAATCGTTACCGGCATTATCGTCAGTTGATCGACAAAAACCCAAATCGTGAATGGATGAGCGATTACCAGCAGGAATCGATGCTGCGTTCGATGGACGCGGCGCATCGTTTGTTGCAGTCAAAGGAAAAGCACGCCTTCGATCTGACTCTGGAGCCAATGGAGTCTCGAGAGATTTACGACACAGGCCGATTTGGACGGGGTTGTCTTCTGGCGCGCCGTTTGGTTGAGTCAGGGGCTCGATTTGTCGAAGTGACCACCGAATACATCCCCTTTATCCATTGGGATACGCACGAGAATGGTCACACCACTGTGAAACGTCTCAAGCAGGAGATTGACCGACCGATCGCACAGCTCGTTCTCGATCTCGAAGCAAAAGGCCTGCTCGATCGTACCCTTGTTATCATTGCCAGCGAGTTCAGTCGCGACATGATGATTGAGGGAGTCCCGGGCTCTAACGCGAAAGATCAGTCACGCGCCAAGACCGAGAAACTAGCAGAGATGAAACATTATGGTCTGCACCGTCATTTCACTGGCGGCACAAGCGTCGCCCTGTTTGGTGGCGGCGTCAAAAAGGGCTTTCTCTACGGTAAGACGGCCGATGAGCGGCCTCTGCTTGCGGTCGAAAACCCGGTGTCCGTTGAAGACTTACATGCCACGATCTTCACCGCGATGGGCGTCAGCCCGAAAACGGCTTACGACGTCGAGAAACGTCCCTTCTTTGCGACAAAGGACGGACACGGCAAACCAGTGACAGAAATATTCGCCTGA